A single window of Drosophila suzukii chromosome 3, CBGP_Dsuzu_IsoJpt1.0, whole genome shotgun sequence DNA harbors:
- the LOC108011681 gene encoding putative nuclear envelope pore membrane protein POM 121B isoform X2 — MERRRFNMSSMSPMADSTRIDASLINRPSAASFLRGLSHKGGNTTLNGTRTPERSLMNHTATSPSSISRQKLNLSQIDPRTFADVHSSGLASRIVAYHESSLGGRSGLQRSMSASNLYNPLTQPRRAPSSPIPYKSRVPPLSMTQIAPPERSFYSGNTLPSLLRSNSLAGVVQKTSEQEQLSRENRPILHPPHPQHESEPTRSVLEELKEISRKRINTGDAQPPHDFTKRSCQRGVDFVDHHRHQQQLHQLQQQQSQSFKRQRELTVSVPLRHHSTSLAAAPPSALQHLHSNGSISPTQSPEQLAKRPNCSYNNDIASSLSSSRRHSNKRKLFDMRESFQQSKNETLGSGSSPENSPGENVAKIQRKVNAESVSKTMSMPVPTVPAVPASRAISAPPIQRAEQRSVEVPPATEKPKLTLFNARQSHTKAEPPRQDLSSPEVDAGEYAGIQFVKPKQQNSMLGVKNPSVERTHKTKLAIMLSGLKGELYQGEPDELDNPAPASAPAPAPATLPTPIKPIIASPVTTATSTATSTATVSPTAPSKPVILSNQIIKPAETTTTSTSNAVPKLVFGQPAAPASAAGEAPKTTDKVPAAPTEIPAKFELIAKPVTPATSAQPLITFGTPKSSAPATLSFGNPSNTTITTTTTTISTSMTTSKPIFSFGQAPANGPTVGASTGFKLDSPATTAATTTNSGAPVTSTTTFGITVPKSTATVAPTTTPSISFDKPVPTMEGSGPASSNSPATATISPFGAGAPAAKPIFAFGQSGNASSGTPTSSENGPAAPKPAVFTFDGNPAQTSRMAPTSLFGSQPQATGNSFGGAFNQPVATKPEPAKTGIFGNPENSFGNAFKPPADVAATTAADLPKPFGFSATTTVASGAPSATNLFTFGGSTAATSKPAEPAPTNNQNNPFGQSAATTTPFAFGGTAAPAAGAIGNKDNKSVFAFGGGGGDNSAAKPSAVFSFGGTDKSAPPAFGSVATSVSSATTAPTNNAFGFGTAPKTSTPMFGSGTAQQNPAPAVAATKPFAFGGAQQAPASSAPPPSGGFSFAAVAAKNTTETAGSNVFGSPANASKPSFNFGGSTVNQAGTASPAGGFSFATPTKKEEPAGNSMFGSPNTGIVKPNFSFSSNNPTTQSTAPSPAPSFGGFGAPAAAAPAATNNQNKPFAFGGNNTASAPSPAQPMGGNLFASAVAATHNQAKPGGFSFGGTKSNASTTAGNAPFSFGGAAAGGIASPPSNQSMNTAKPFSFGGAGGNPAPNVFASPAPSPAANNPAGAFSFGGASPAQQANAGNVFVPAPSTPEGRPIRKATRRLQK, encoded by the exons ATGGAGCGTCGTCGCTTTAACATGAGCAGCATGTCTCCCATGGCGGATTCCACGCGGATCGACGCGTCGCTGAT CAATCGCCCTTCGGCCGCCAGTTTCTTGAGGGGACTGAGTCACAAGGGCGGAAACACCACGCTTAATGGCACCCGCACCCCGGAAAGGTCCTTGATGAACCACACGGCCACCTCGCCCAGCAGCATATCGCGACAGAAACTGAACCTCAGCCAGATAGATCCCAG AACCTTTGCCGATGTCCATAGTAGCGGACTGGCCTCCCGCATTGTGGCCTACCACGAGAGCAGCCTTGGAGGACGCAGTGGTCTGCAGCGCAGCATGTCCGCCAGCAATCTGTACAACCCATTGACGCAGCCGCGCAGAGCGCCATCCTCCCCGATACCTTACAAGTCCAGGGTGCCTCCACTTTCGATGACCCAGATTGCACCACCGGAACGCAGCTTCTATTCCGGTAACACGCTGCCCAGCCTGCTGCGCTCCAATTCCCTGGCTGGAGTAGTGCAGAAGACAAGCGAGCAGGAGCAGTTGTCGCGAGAGAACCGACCCATCCTGCACCCACCGCATCCGCAGCACGAGAGCGAACCCACTAGGAGCGTGCTGGAGGAGCTCAAGGAGATCTCCCGGAAGCGCATCAACACTGGT GATGCCCAGCCGCCGCATGACTTTACGAAAAGAAGTTGCCAGCGGGGTGTGGACTTTGTGGACCATCACCGCCACCAACAGCAGCTGCACcagttgcagcagcagcaaagtCAGTCCTTCAAAAGGCAGCGTGAGCTGACCGTGTCGGTTCCGCTCAGGCATCATTCGACATCTCTGGCGGCAGCTCCGCCTTCTGCATTGCAGCATTTGCACTCCAATGGCAGCATCTCGCCCACACAGTCGCCGGAGCAGCTGGCCAAGCGACCCAACTGCAGCTACAATAACGACATTGCCTCCTCGCTGAGCTCCAGTCGGCGTCATAGCAACAAGCGGAAGCTGTTCGACATGCGCGAGAGTTTCCAACAGAGTAAAAACGAGACACTCGGCAGTGGAAGCTCACCCGAGAACTCGCCTGGGGAAAATGTGGCCAAAATACAGCGTAAAGTGAATGCAGAATCTGTCAGCAAGACTATGAGTATGCCCGTTCCAACTGTTCCGGCAGTTCCTGCCTCGCGGGCCATTTCGGCACCTCCTATCCAAAGAGCAGAGCAGCGATCTGTGGAGGTTCCGCCTGCGACGGAAAAGCCCAAGCTTACCCTCTTCAACGCGCGACAGTCGCATACGAAGGCGGAACCACCGCGACAGGATCTGAGCAGCCCCGAGGTGGATGCCGGGGAATATGCCGGCATTCAGTTCGTGAAGCCGAAGCAGCAGAATTCCATGTTGGGTGTTAAGAATCCCAGCGTAGAGCGCACACACAAGACCAAGCTGGCTATAATGCTGAGTGGTTTGAAGGGCGAACTGTACCAGGGTGAGCCGGACGAATTAGATAACCCAGCGCCAGCCTCAGCTCCAGCGCCAGCGCCTGCTACCCTTCCAACGCCCATCAAACCCATCATAGCGTCGCCTGTTACTACAGCCACATCGACCGCGACTTCCACTGCCACCGTGTCACCTACAGCTCCCAGCAAGCCGGTTATATTAAGTAACCAGATTATCAAGCCAGCggaaacaacaaccacaagTACCTCAAATGCAGTGCCCAAACTAGTGTTTGGTCAGCCTGCGGCACCCGCTTCTGCAGCAGGAGAGGCACCAAAAACCACCGACAAAGTCCCTGCGGCACCAACAGAAATCCCTGCCAAGTTCGAATTGATAGCCAAACCCGTAACACCAGCAACATCCGCTCAACCATTGATCACCTTCGGCACACCGAAATCCTCAGCTCCAGCCACACTATCATTTGGAAATCCCTCCAATACCACCATAACTACGACTACTACCACCATTAGCACTAGTATGACTACCTCAAAGCCCATATTCTCGTTCGGACAGGCGCCTGCCAATGGTCCAACAGTAGGCGCTTCTACTGGGTTCAAACTGGACAGCCCTGCGACAACAGCAGCAACCACAACTAATTCGGGAGCGCCAGTCACATCAACAACAACTTTCGGAATAACTGTACCAAAATCGACCGCAACTGTCGCTCCCACAACAACTCCATCCATAAGTTTCGACAAGCCGGTTCCAACCATGGAAGGATCAGGACCCGCCAGCAGCAATAGtcctgcaacagcaacaatatCACCATTTGGAGCAGGAGCACCCGCAGCCAAGCCAATATTTGCCTTTGGACAGTCGGGCAATGCAAGCTCAGGAACTCCGACTAGTAGCGAAAATGGACCCGCAGCACCCAAACCTGCTGTATTTACTTTTGACGGCAACCCCGCTCAAACATCTCGAATGGCGCCAACATCGCTGTTTGGCAGCCAACCGCAAGCAACAGGAAACTCCTTTGGAGGCGCTTTCAATCAGCCCGTGGCTACCAAACCTGAGCCAGCTAAGACGGGCATCTTTGGAAATCCGGAGAACAGCTTTGGAAACGCATTTAAACCACCAGCAGATGTCGCAGCAACAACTGCCGCTGACCTCCCCAAGCCATTTGGGTTTTCAGCCACTACAACCGTGGCTAGTGGAGCCCCATCGGCCACGAATCTCTTTACCTTTGGAGGGTCAACAGCAGCCACTTCAAAGCCAGCGGAGCCAGCTCCAACTAACAACCAAAACAATCCCTTTGGTCAAAGTGCAGCCACAACCACCCCCTTTGCGTTTGGAGGAACAGCCGCTCCAGCCGCAGGAGCTATTGGAAATAAGGATAACAAATCAGTGTTTGCAtttggaggaggaggaggagacaACTCAGCAGCCAAACCCAGCGCGGTATTCAGCTTTGGAGGCACGGACAAGAGTGCTCCACCTGCCTTTGGCAGCGTAGCAACATCGGTATCTTCAGCAACAACGGCGCCTACAAACAACGCCTTTGGATTTGGCACAGCACCGAAGACTTCAACACCCATGTTTGGCAGTGGAACAGCCCAACAAAACCCGGCTCCCGCTGTGGCAGCCACTAAACCCTTTGCATTTGGTGGTGCCCAGCAAGCACCAGCATCGTCAGCTCCGCCACCTTCAGGAGGATTTTCATTTGCCGCCGTTGCGGCCAAAAATACCACGGAAACCGCTGGATCAAATGTATTTGGCAGCCCCGCCAACGCCAGCAAGCCAAGCTTCAACTTTGGTGGAAGCACCGTCAACCAAGCAGGAACAGCGTCACCAGCAGGTGGCTTCTCttttgccacacccaccaaGAAGGAGGAGCCTGCGGGCAACAGCATGTTTGGAAGTCCCAACACGGGAATAGTGAAACCTAATTTCAGTTTTTCAAGCAACAATCCGACCACACAATCAACAGCTCCTAGTCCAGCACCCAGCTTTGGAGGATTCGGAgctccagcagcagcagcaccagctgCCACAAACAATCAGAACAAACCCTTCGCATTTGGAGGCAACAACACGGCATCTGCTCCCAGTCCAGCGCAGCCCATGGGAGGCAACCTTTTCGCCAGTGCAGTGGCAGCTACTCATAACCAAGCGAAGCCGGGTGGCTTTTCCTTCGGTGGAACCAAGAGCAATGCCAGTACGACAGCCGGAAACGCTCCCTTCTCGTTTGGAGGAGCAGCTGCCGGGGGCATCGCATCACCGCCCAGCAATCAAAGCATGAATACCGCAAAGCCGTTCAGCTTTGGTGGTGCTGGCGGCAATCCGGCTCCCAATGTCTTTGCCAGTCCAGCCCCTTCGCCGGCGGCCAACAACCCTGCCGGAGCCTTCAGCTTCGGTGGCGCTAGTCCGGCCCAGCAGGCGAACGCCGGCAACGTGTTCGTCCCAGCGCCCAGCACGCCGGAGGGTCGACCCATCCGTAAAGCCACCCGGCGGCTGCAAAAATAG
- the LOC108011681 gene encoding putative nuclear envelope pore membrane protein POM 121B isoform X1: protein MERRRFNMSSMSPMADSTRIDASLISNRPSAASFLRGLSHKGGNTTLNGTRTPERSLMNHTATSPSSISRQKLNLSQIDPRTFADVHSSGLASRIVAYHESSLGGRSGLQRSMSASNLYNPLTQPRRAPSSPIPYKSRVPPLSMTQIAPPERSFYSGNTLPSLLRSNSLAGVVQKTSEQEQLSRENRPILHPPHPQHESEPTRSVLEELKEISRKRINTGDAQPPHDFTKRSCQRGVDFVDHHRHQQQLHQLQQQQSQSFKRQRELTVSVPLRHHSTSLAAAPPSALQHLHSNGSISPTQSPEQLAKRPNCSYNNDIASSLSSSRRHSNKRKLFDMRESFQQSKNETLGSGSSPENSPGENVAKIQRKVNAESVSKTMSMPVPTVPAVPASRAISAPPIQRAEQRSVEVPPATEKPKLTLFNARQSHTKAEPPRQDLSSPEVDAGEYAGIQFVKPKQQNSMLGVKNPSVERTHKTKLAIMLSGLKGELYQGEPDELDNPAPASAPAPAPATLPTPIKPIIASPVTTATSTATSTATVSPTAPSKPVILSNQIIKPAETTTTSTSNAVPKLVFGQPAAPASAAGEAPKTTDKVPAAPTEIPAKFELIAKPVTPATSAQPLITFGTPKSSAPATLSFGNPSNTTITTTTTTISTSMTTSKPIFSFGQAPANGPTVGASTGFKLDSPATTAATTTNSGAPVTSTTTFGITVPKSTATVAPTTTPSISFDKPVPTMEGSGPASSNSPATATISPFGAGAPAAKPIFAFGQSGNASSGTPTSSENGPAAPKPAVFTFDGNPAQTSRMAPTSLFGSQPQATGNSFGGAFNQPVATKPEPAKTGIFGNPENSFGNAFKPPADVAATTAADLPKPFGFSATTTVASGAPSATNLFTFGGSTAATSKPAEPAPTNNQNNPFGQSAATTTPFAFGGTAAPAAGAIGNKDNKSVFAFGGGGGDNSAAKPSAVFSFGGTDKSAPPAFGSVATSVSSATTAPTNNAFGFGTAPKTSTPMFGSGTAQQNPAPAVAATKPFAFGGAQQAPASSAPPPSGGFSFAAVAAKNTTETAGSNVFGSPANASKPSFNFGGSTVNQAGTASPAGGFSFATPTKKEEPAGNSMFGSPNTGIVKPNFSFSSNNPTTQSTAPSPAPSFGGFGAPAAAAPAATNNQNKPFAFGGNNTASAPSPAQPMGGNLFASAVAATHNQAKPGGFSFGGTKSNASTTAGNAPFSFGGAAAGGIASPPSNQSMNTAKPFSFGGAGGNPAPNVFASPAPSPAANNPAGAFSFGGASPAQQANAGNVFVPAPSTPEGRPIRKATRRLQK from the exons ATGGAGCGTCGTCGCTTTAACATGAGCAGCATGTCTCCCATGGCGGATTCCACGCGGATCGACGCGTCGCTGAT AAGCAATCGCCCTTCGGCCGCCAGTTTCTTGAGGGGACTGAGTCACAAGGGCGGAAACACCACGCTTAATGGCACCCGCACCCCGGAAAGGTCCTTGATGAACCACACGGCCACCTCGCCCAGCAGCATATCGCGACAGAAACTGAACCTCAGCCAGATAGATCCCAG AACCTTTGCCGATGTCCATAGTAGCGGACTGGCCTCCCGCATTGTGGCCTACCACGAGAGCAGCCTTGGAGGACGCAGTGGTCTGCAGCGCAGCATGTCCGCCAGCAATCTGTACAACCCATTGACGCAGCCGCGCAGAGCGCCATCCTCCCCGATACCTTACAAGTCCAGGGTGCCTCCACTTTCGATGACCCAGATTGCACCACCGGAACGCAGCTTCTATTCCGGTAACACGCTGCCCAGCCTGCTGCGCTCCAATTCCCTGGCTGGAGTAGTGCAGAAGACAAGCGAGCAGGAGCAGTTGTCGCGAGAGAACCGACCCATCCTGCACCCACCGCATCCGCAGCACGAGAGCGAACCCACTAGGAGCGTGCTGGAGGAGCTCAAGGAGATCTCCCGGAAGCGCATCAACACTGGT GATGCCCAGCCGCCGCATGACTTTACGAAAAGAAGTTGCCAGCGGGGTGTGGACTTTGTGGACCATCACCGCCACCAACAGCAGCTGCACcagttgcagcagcagcaaagtCAGTCCTTCAAAAGGCAGCGTGAGCTGACCGTGTCGGTTCCGCTCAGGCATCATTCGACATCTCTGGCGGCAGCTCCGCCTTCTGCATTGCAGCATTTGCACTCCAATGGCAGCATCTCGCCCACACAGTCGCCGGAGCAGCTGGCCAAGCGACCCAACTGCAGCTACAATAACGACATTGCCTCCTCGCTGAGCTCCAGTCGGCGTCATAGCAACAAGCGGAAGCTGTTCGACATGCGCGAGAGTTTCCAACAGAGTAAAAACGAGACACTCGGCAGTGGAAGCTCACCCGAGAACTCGCCTGGGGAAAATGTGGCCAAAATACAGCGTAAAGTGAATGCAGAATCTGTCAGCAAGACTATGAGTATGCCCGTTCCAACTGTTCCGGCAGTTCCTGCCTCGCGGGCCATTTCGGCACCTCCTATCCAAAGAGCAGAGCAGCGATCTGTGGAGGTTCCGCCTGCGACGGAAAAGCCCAAGCTTACCCTCTTCAACGCGCGACAGTCGCATACGAAGGCGGAACCACCGCGACAGGATCTGAGCAGCCCCGAGGTGGATGCCGGGGAATATGCCGGCATTCAGTTCGTGAAGCCGAAGCAGCAGAATTCCATGTTGGGTGTTAAGAATCCCAGCGTAGAGCGCACACACAAGACCAAGCTGGCTATAATGCTGAGTGGTTTGAAGGGCGAACTGTACCAGGGTGAGCCGGACGAATTAGATAACCCAGCGCCAGCCTCAGCTCCAGCGCCAGCGCCTGCTACCCTTCCAACGCCCATCAAACCCATCATAGCGTCGCCTGTTACTACAGCCACATCGACCGCGACTTCCACTGCCACCGTGTCACCTACAGCTCCCAGCAAGCCGGTTATATTAAGTAACCAGATTATCAAGCCAGCggaaacaacaaccacaagTACCTCAAATGCAGTGCCCAAACTAGTGTTTGGTCAGCCTGCGGCACCCGCTTCTGCAGCAGGAGAGGCACCAAAAACCACCGACAAAGTCCCTGCGGCACCAACAGAAATCCCTGCCAAGTTCGAATTGATAGCCAAACCCGTAACACCAGCAACATCCGCTCAACCATTGATCACCTTCGGCACACCGAAATCCTCAGCTCCAGCCACACTATCATTTGGAAATCCCTCCAATACCACCATAACTACGACTACTACCACCATTAGCACTAGTATGACTACCTCAAAGCCCATATTCTCGTTCGGACAGGCGCCTGCCAATGGTCCAACAGTAGGCGCTTCTACTGGGTTCAAACTGGACAGCCCTGCGACAACAGCAGCAACCACAACTAATTCGGGAGCGCCAGTCACATCAACAACAACTTTCGGAATAACTGTACCAAAATCGACCGCAACTGTCGCTCCCACAACAACTCCATCCATAAGTTTCGACAAGCCGGTTCCAACCATGGAAGGATCAGGACCCGCCAGCAGCAATAGtcctgcaacagcaacaatatCACCATTTGGAGCAGGAGCACCCGCAGCCAAGCCAATATTTGCCTTTGGACAGTCGGGCAATGCAAGCTCAGGAACTCCGACTAGTAGCGAAAATGGACCCGCAGCACCCAAACCTGCTGTATTTACTTTTGACGGCAACCCCGCTCAAACATCTCGAATGGCGCCAACATCGCTGTTTGGCAGCCAACCGCAAGCAACAGGAAACTCCTTTGGAGGCGCTTTCAATCAGCCCGTGGCTACCAAACCTGAGCCAGCTAAGACGGGCATCTTTGGAAATCCGGAGAACAGCTTTGGAAACGCATTTAAACCACCAGCAGATGTCGCAGCAACAACTGCCGCTGACCTCCCCAAGCCATTTGGGTTTTCAGCCACTACAACCGTGGCTAGTGGAGCCCCATCGGCCACGAATCTCTTTACCTTTGGAGGGTCAACAGCAGCCACTTCAAAGCCAGCGGAGCCAGCTCCAACTAACAACCAAAACAATCCCTTTGGTCAAAGTGCAGCCACAACCACCCCCTTTGCGTTTGGAGGAACAGCCGCTCCAGCCGCAGGAGCTATTGGAAATAAGGATAACAAATCAGTGTTTGCAtttggaggaggaggaggagacaACTCAGCAGCCAAACCCAGCGCGGTATTCAGCTTTGGAGGCACGGACAAGAGTGCTCCACCTGCCTTTGGCAGCGTAGCAACATCGGTATCTTCAGCAACAACGGCGCCTACAAACAACGCCTTTGGATTTGGCACAGCACCGAAGACTTCAACACCCATGTTTGGCAGTGGAACAGCCCAACAAAACCCGGCTCCCGCTGTGGCAGCCACTAAACCCTTTGCATTTGGTGGTGCCCAGCAAGCACCAGCATCGTCAGCTCCGCCACCTTCAGGAGGATTTTCATTTGCCGCCGTTGCGGCCAAAAATACCACGGAAACCGCTGGATCAAATGTATTTGGCAGCCCCGCCAACGCCAGCAAGCCAAGCTTCAACTTTGGTGGAAGCACCGTCAACCAAGCAGGAACAGCGTCACCAGCAGGTGGCTTCTCttttgccacacccaccaaGAAGGAGGAGCCTGCGGGCAACAGCATGTTTGGAAGTCCCAACACGGGAATAGTGAAACCTAATTTCAGTTTTTCAAGCAACAATCCGACCACACAATCAACAGCTCCTAGTCCAGCACCCAGCTTTGGAGGATTCGGAgctccagcagcagcagcaccagctgCCACAAACAATCAGAACAAACCCTTCGCATTTGGAGGCAACAACACGGCATCTGCTCCCAGTCCAGCGCAGCCCATGGGAGGCAACCTTTTCGCCAGTGCAGTGGCAGCTACTCATAACCAAGCGAAGCCGGGTGGCTTTTCCTTCGGTGGAACCAAGAGCAATGCCAGTACGACAGCCGGAAACGCTCCCTTCTCGTTTGGAGGAGCAGCTGCCGGGGGCATCGCATCACCGCCCAGCAATCAAAGCATGAATACCGCAAAGCCGTTCAGCTTTGGTGGTGCTGGCGGCAATCCGGCTCCCAATGTCTTTGCCAGTCCAGCCCCTTCGCCGGCGGCCAACAACCCTGCCGGAGCCTTCAGCTTCGGTGGCGCTAGTCCGGCCCAGCAGGCGAACGCCGGCAACGTGTTCGTCCCAGCGCCCAGCACGCCGGAGGGTCGACCCATCCGTAAAGCCACCCGGCGGCTGCAAAAATAG